One genomic region from Campylobacter sp. RM5004 encodes:
- a CDS encoding methyl-accepting chemotaxis protein: MKITTRIILSVLVGLVLLCSSIIILNLNSMEKINTFSNESLNKISLEDAKKTAISAVSLTISMSSEIYTDFAKDGYDINEYERSMKIFLSNIDLQNKTVNFLITNSKGDFISHYHKEKVGKNYFYDKDVDGKYYLQEIINNAKNGGFTQFAFKDEVSNKIRHIVTYSKKDPHIDFIYVSVVDLDQAEEDIKEIDRAMDEIISNTSMKTIGFSVILSIIILTIITFVIYKYVSLPLKLLTDKSKELSVGDGDLTKKLEEKGNDEIAQASKAINLFIDKVRELIIQAKEISNENASISNELGFTSMQTGKRAEEGSEVVMGVVKKGESFKKQLEQGIEQANRGKSELTNATSLIEDMRKNIEELGKSIDLSSSVEDELAHRMNNLSKEADNVKSILEIINDIADQTNLLALNAAIEAARAGEHGRGFAVVADEVRNLAERTQRSLSEINATISVIVQEIKDASEQMNNNSKQMQGLTEIARTSQDKMNDMSDVMRSVISDSELIVQNYIDGTEEINKIISSVDLISQSSNENLRSVEEISGAATHLSDMTEKLNKKLNEFKA; encoded by the coding sequence ATGAAGATTACTACACGAATTATCTTATCTGTTTTAGTTGGCTTAGTGCTTTTATGTTCTAGTATTATTATTTTGAACTTAAATTCAATGGAAAAAATCAATACATTTTCAAACGAAAGTTTAAATAAAATATCACTAGAAGATGCGAAAAAAACTGCTATTTCTGCTGTAAGTCTTACCATATCTATGTCAAGCGAAATTTATACAGATTTTGCAAAAGATGGCTATGATATTAATGAATACGAAAGAAGTATGAAGATATTTTTATCAAATATTGACTTACAAAACAAGACAGTTAATTTTCTAATCACAAACTCAAAAGGCGATTTTATATCACATTATCATAAGGAAAAAGTAGGCAAAAATTATTTTTATGATAAAGATGTTGATGGCAAGTATTATTTACAAGAAATCATAAATAATGCAAAAAACGGTGGATTTACTCAATTTGCATTTAAAGATGAAGTAAGTAATAAAATAAGGCACATCGTAACTTATTCTAAAAAAGATCCGCATATAGATTTTATTTATGTTAGTGTTGTTGATTTAGACCAAGCTGAAGAAGATATTAAAGAAATAGATAGAGCAATGGATGAAATCATTTCTAATACAAGTATGAAAACCATAGGTTTTAGCGTGATTTTATCTATCATAATATTAACTATTATTACTTTTGTAATCTATAAATATGTAAGCTTACCATTAAAATTACTTACCGATAAATCAAAAGAATTAAGCGTAGGTGATGGCGATTTAACCAAAAAGCTAGAAGAAAAAGGTAATGATGAAATAGCACAAGCTAGTAAGGCTATAAATCTATTTATAGATAAAGTTAGAGAATTAATAATTCAAGCAAAAGAAATCTCAAACGAAAACGCATCAATTTCAAACGAATTAGGCTTTACAAGTATGCAAACAGGCAAAAGAGCAGAAGAGGGCTCAGAAGTTGTAATGGGCGTTGTTAAAAAAGGAGAAAGCTTTAAAAAACAATTAGAGCAAGGCATAGAGCAAGCAAATAGAGGTAAAAGTGAGCTAACAAATGCTACAAGCTTAATTGAAGATATGAGAAAGAATATTGAAGAGCTTGGAAAAAGCATTGATTTATCTTCATCGGTTGAAGATGAACTTGCTCATAGAATGAATAATCTAAGCAAAGAAGCTGATAATGTAAAAAGTATTTTAGAAATCATAAACGATATTGCAGACCAAACAAACCTTTTAGCTTTAAATGCAGCGATTGAAGCAGCTCGTGCAGGTGAACATGGGCGTGGATTTGCCGTAGTTGCTGATGAAGTTAGAAATCTTGCTGAAAGAACGCAAAGAAGTTTAAGTGAGATAAATGCAACAATAAGCGTTATAGTTCAAGAGATAAAAGATGCAAGCGAACAAATGAATAACAATTCTAAGCAAATGCAAGGCTTAACAGAAATAGCAAGAACTTCGCAAGATAAAATGAATGATATGAGCGATGTTATGAGAAGTGTTATTTCTGATAGTGAATTAATAGTGCAAAATTATATAGATGGCACAGAAGAGATAAATAAAATTATTTCAAGCGTTGATTTGATTAGCCAATCTTCTAACGAGAACTTAAGAAGTGTTGAAGAGATTTCAGGTGCTGCAACACATTTAAGTGATATGACTGAAAAGCTAAATAAAAAGCTTAATGAATTTAAGGCTTAA